The following proteins come from a genomic window of candidate division WOR-3 bacterium:
- the secE gene encoding preprotein translocase subunit SecE → MKKIKNFLFESKQELGRVSWPSRQELWDSTMVVIFVSILLAVFIGIFDRIFTTLVSLVVR, encoded by the coding sequence ATCAAAAAGATTAAAAATTTTCTTTTTGAATCGAAACAGGAGCTTGGAAGAGTATCTTGGCCATCCAGACAGGAACTATGGGATTCGACAATGGTGGTGATTTTTGTGTCGATTTTACTGGCGGTGTTTATCGGGATTTTCGACAGGATTTTTACAACTCTTGTAAGTCTGGTAGTGAGATAA